CTCCCGATTCCCACCCGTCGCACCGCAAGAGCTTGATGAAATTGCGATCGAGATTTCGATCTTGAACCCGCCGGAAGAATTGCCAGAGCCCGCGGGGTTCGATGTCCGGCGGCATGGAATCATCGTGCAGAAAGGCTGGCGACAAGCGTTGTTGCTCCCGAAAGTTGCCCAAGAACAGGATTGGGACGCAACGAAGACCCTGGAGATGGTTTGCCAGAAGGCGGGCCTGCCGGCGGACGCATGGCGCGATCCGGCGGCGCGGTTGCAGGTGTTCACCGCGTTTGATTTCTCTGAAAAAAGCGAAGAAAACTTTTAGGATGGGACAGAATTTCCACGGAGCTGTGAGTAAATCAGGAGCCCAGCAGCTTCTGGAAACGCTGGCCGTCGTCGGTCATGGCCAGATTGTTGAACAGGCAGTAGGTGGGTTGTCGACCCGCGCAGATCGTCCGCAACCGGGCGAACTCTTCGCTGGTATAGCGGTGGCGCGGACCCGTCACTCCGTGAAGGCGAAAGTAGCGAACCTTGCCGACGGGAATCGGTTCGGTCTTGAAGGGATCGAGCACGGGGATCAGATCAAGTTCCTTGCACAAGGAAGCGATGAGTTCCACATCCCACTCGCCGCGCGGTTCCCAGCCCATGTGGAATTTGCCGCGCTTGGCGTGCTCGAAGAAACGGCGCAGGTTGGCGATATTTTCCTTCGTCGGACGGAAACTTTGGGAGCACTGGAAGAGCACCAGGCGCGCACCGAGCGCCCTGGCCACCTTGAAAGTTTCATCCCACGCCCAGCGAATTGTGGGGTTGAAACCGAAGTGACCGCAGTGTTCGCGATCGCCGGCACCGATACGCGTGCGCTGGTAGGTTGGGCTGGTCGCGCGGTGAGTGATGACCTGCCAGGCCTTGATGGCGAACTCAAAGTCGGGCGGCGCCGCAGCGCGCCAGCGGGCGGCAGTTTCGACCCTGGGCAGTTGATAAAAGCTGGAGTCGATTTCCACGCATGAGAAAGTCTGGAAATACTTCTCGTGCGCCGTCGCAAAGCCACAGCAACCGACCCTCACCTGTGGACGCTTGGTTGGCACGGCGGCGGATGCTAGCAGGAATGTTCGGACTTGCAAAGCTCGAGTGCTGGCGGCATCCTTGGGGTGAGACAGGTGCCGCATGAGCAAGCAACCAACGAAGGCCAAGTCGGACGAGATTGTGGTGACAAACCAGGACATACTTTTTGATTGTCCCTCTTGCGGGAAGAGTCTCGTGGTGGACGTGAGTGCGGAGGGAATGATCGTTGATTGCCCGCAGTGCCGCACGAATGTCATCGTACCTCCGCGATCGGCCGCACGCACCGAGCCGCCCGCGTCGGCTGTACGGGCTGCGCCGTCCAAAGAAGAAGCCAAATCCGCGGAGGAGGCCCGATTGGGCGCAACGGATGTTCCCGCTCAAAAGCGGCTTGCCGTCCTGGCCGGCCAGCTCAAGGAAATCCAGGCGCAACGCGGCGAGGTCACGGGCCGTATTGCCGCCCGCCTGAATGAAGTTAACCGGGACCTCGTCATGCTCGCGCGCCTGGAGACTTCGCAGCAGCAAACTCTCAGCGAGTGGAACAATCTGGTCGAAAAAATCTCCAACGCGTCGCACGTGGACGAGGTCGATGCCTCCAAGCCGGTCGTTATCGGGTCGAGCGTGGACAAGGGTAGTCGGACGCGTGTCTCGTTCGGCGAGTGACGCTCAACCCGCGGTGGGCGTGAGCGCCGGCTCGCGCGGCGGCAGGCCGGGTGAAGCGGACGCCGGTGCCAAACTCTTGATCAACACCTTCGAATTGCGGCCGCTCTGGTCATATTGCGTCCGGCGGGCGGGCGGCAAATCCTCGGGCGTGCCCTCGGTGTAGCCGAGTTTGTGCTGGAAGAAAGTAAAAGCCTGGGTTGATAGACAAAAGATCCGCTCAACACCCTGTTCGCGCGCCAGATTCTCGGCGAACAACGCCAGCTTTGTGCCAATGCCGCGATGCTCGTGCGCGGGGTTGACGGCCAGGCTCGCCAACTCGGCCTGTTTTGGATCGGGTTGGGTGTGAAGCGCAATGAGGCCGACGATATTATTGTCGATCTCGAAGACGTAGTATTCGCTGATGTGCTTGTCGATGCTGCTGCGGGTGCGTTTGACGAGTTGCTCGCCCTGGATGGACGGTTTGATCAACGCCATGATGTGACGAATGTCCTTGCGCATCGCTTTGCGAACCGCCTGGTATTCGTCCGCGTAAATCAACGTACCGATGCCTTCGTTGGAGAAGACCTCGGCCAACAGCCCTTCATCGACCTGGCCGTTGATAATGTGGACGCGCGGAACGCCGCCCTGGCTGGCGCGCAGCGCATGTTGCGCCTTCGAAATCATCTCGGGCACAAATTTGTCAGCGGAATTTTTCAGGGACGCTTCGAGTTCCTTGACGGACATTTGCGAAACCAACTTGCCGTCGATCTCCAAGCCGTTCGTGCTGCCAATGAACATCAATTTCACCGCGCCCAGCTCGCGCGCCACCTCAACGGCGACGGCGTCGGAATTTAACCGGTAGGTGTGCCCGTTGCCGTCGAATCCGAGCGGTGGAATGACGGGCACGATGCCCTTGTCGAGGAGGGTGCGCAGCAACTCGACATCGATCTGGTGCACCTTGCCGGTGTGCTGATGGTCGATGCCCTTGATGATCCCCAGCGGGATGGATTCGATCGCGTTGGTCTGTGCGGCGCGAATATCGTTCAGTTTCAGTCCCTCGAGAATCTCGTGGGTGACGTTCGTGGCCGCCGTGATGGCGATACTGAGCGTCGCGGCATCGGTTACGCCCGTGCCATCGTGGTTGGAGATGGGCTCGTGAAGGCGTTCTGACAACAACTTGATCTGGTGGCCCGCGCCATGAACCAGTACGATGTGGATGTTCAGGCTGCGCAGCACCGCGATGTCGAGCAGCAGGTTGCCGAAATTCTCATCGGCCACCACCGAACCATCGACGGCGATGAGAAACACCCGGTCCCGGAATTGCGGGACGTAGTGCAAGATGCCACGGAGATCAGTTGGTTTCATGTGCCTGTGGAACTTATACGCACCACTGGCTGTTTTTTCAACAGAGGATTTGAGTTTCGTTACAAGGCGGCTGGTTGTGCGTCGATCTGAAAGGATGAGGTAATTGATCGTCTGACATTTATCTCTGTGATTATGGTTGACGGTATCGCATGGATCGGGAGTTAACATAATGCTCAACTTCATGCTGAAAGGTATGGCCATCGGGTTCGCCATCGCGGCACCCGTGGGGCCGATTGGTGTGCTCTGCATCCGTCGCTCTCTGGCGGGGGGGCGGCAGATTGGGTTGGCCACGGGGTTGGGCGCGGCGACTGCCGACGCTGCTTACGGTTGCGTGGCGGCTTTTGGCCTCACGGTGGTGTCGGGCTTTCTCGTTGGCCAGAGAGGGTGGCTTGCCTTTCTTGGTGGTTTGTTTCTGTGTTACCTCGGCATTCGAACTTTCATCAGCAGACCGGCCGAGCAAGCGGCGGGAGTTCGCGGCGACGGGTTGCTCTCGGCGTACTTCTCGACGCTGCTCCTAACCCTCACGAATCCGACAACCATTCTGTCTTTCGTCGCGGTGTTTGCCGGTTTTGGGTTGGCGGGGACCCCGGGTTATTTGGCTGGGAGCTTACTGGTCGCGGGCGTGTTCCTTGGATCGGCTCTCTGGTGGCTGTTGCTCAGTAGCGGCGTGGCATTGTTTCGGTCGCGAGTCAGCTCCACTTGGATGCAGACCGCGAACCGGCTGTCTGGTAGCGTCCTCTTTGCGTTCGGCCTTTACGCACTCGCGACATTATTTTTCAGGTGATTGTCGCGCATATTCGACGAACGAACATGCCGGCCCATCCTCCCGAGCGGTCTCCATCCATTCGCGGCGATCGTAATCCGGGAACTTCGTGTCCCCATCGATGCGTTGGTGTACTTCGGTGACGAACAGGTTGTCGGCCAGCCGCAGTGCCAGTTGATAGATCTTGCTTCCACCAATGATGAACACAGAATCCTGGTTTTGGCCGCGGCAATGGTCGAGAGCGGCGTCGAGACCGGCAAATGTGAGCACTTCAGGCGGCGCGGTAAAGTTTGGGTTTTGGGTAAGGACGATGTTGGCGCGACCGGGCAGTGGCTTGCCGATGGACTCATACGTCTTTCGCCCCATGATGATGGGGTGGCCCATGGTGAGTCGTTTGAAGCGCTGCAGATCCTCACGGATATGCCAGGGGATTTTGCCTTTGTCGCCTATCGTACCATCTTCGCTCA
This portion of the Verrucomicrobiia bacterium genome encodes:
- a CDS encoding DUF72 domain-containing protein; this encodes MPTKRPQVRVGCCGFATAHEKYFQTFSCVEIDSSFYQLPRVETAARWRAAAPPDFEFAIKAWQVITHRATSPTYQRTRIGAGDREHCGHFGFNPTIRWAWDETFKVARALGARLVLFQCSQSFRPTKENIANLRRFFEHAKRGKFHMGWEPRGEWDVELIASLCKELDLIPVLDPFKTEPIPVGKVRYFRLHGVTGPRHRYTSEEFARLRTICAGRQPTYCLFNNLAMTDDGQRFQKLLGS
- the amrA gene encoding AmmeMemoRadiSam system protein A, with product MDEPPISRDEQEKLLRWVRLTIGAAVRGERQGKIPETEVTEGLRVPRGVFVTLKKHGELRGCIGKMDFERPLWTNAVDAAVASALEDSRFPPVAPQELDEIAIEISILNPPEELPEPAGFDVRRHGIIVQKGWRQALLLPKVAQEQDWDATKTLEMVCQKAGLPADAWRDPAARLQVFTAFDFSEKSEENF
- a CDS encoding LysE family transporter yields the protein MMLNFMLKGMAIGFAIAAPVGPIGVLCIRRSLAGGRQIGLATGLGAATADAAYGCVAAFGLTVVSGFLVGQRGWLAFLGGLFLCYLGIRTFISRPAEQAAGVRGDGLLSAYFSTLLLTLTNPTTILSFVAVFAGFGLAGTPGYLAGSLLVAGVFLGSALWWLLLSSGVALFRSRVSSTWMQTANRLSGSVLFAFGLYALATLFFR
- the argA gene encoding amino-acid N-acetyltransferase, coding for MKPTDLRGILHYVPQFRDRVFLIAVDGSVVADENFGNLLLDIAVLRSLNIHIVLVHGAGHQIKLLSERLHEPISNHDGTGVTDAATLSIAITAATNVTHEILEGLKLNDIRAAQTNAIESIPLGIIKGIDHQHTGKVHQIDVELLRTLLDKGIVPVIPPLGFDGNGHTYRLNSDAVAVEVARELGAVKLMFIGSTNGLEIDGKLVSQMSVKELEASLKNSADKFVPEMISKAQHALRASQGGVPRVHIINGQVDEGLLAEVFSNEGIGTLIYADEYQAVRKAMRKDIRHIMALIKPSIQGEQLVKRTRSSIDKHISEYYVFEIDNNIVGLIALHTQPDPKQAELASLAVNPAHEHRGIGTKLALFAENLAREQGVERIFCLSTQAFTFFQHKLGYTEGTPEDLPPARRTQYDQSGRNSKVLIKSLAPASASPGLPPREPALTPTAG
- a CDS encoding dihydrofolate reductase produces the protein MKVSLIVAMSEDGTIGDKGKIPWHIREDLQRFKRLTMGHPIIMGRKTYESIGKPLPGRANIVLTQNPNFTAPPEVLTFAGLDAALDHCRGQNQDSVFIIGGSKIYQLALRLADNLFVTEVHQRIDGDTKFPDYDRREWMETAREDGPACSFVEYARQSPEK